A genome region from Gopherus evgoodei ecotype Sinaloan lineage unplaced genomic scaffold, rGopEvg1_v1.p scaffold_35_arrow_ctg1, whole genome shotgun sequence includes the following:
- the LOC115641606 gene encoding uncharacterized protein LOC115641606 isoform X3: MLLKGGELSSQFHSWAISVPLGARVSFTPGQFQSRWVPGSVSLLISFSLAGCQGRIRSWSVSVSLGARVSFTPGQFQSRWVPGSVSLLVSFSPSTWPLSFAPGQFHSWSVSVPLGARVGFAPGQFQSRWVPGSVSLLVSFSPSTWPLSFAPGQFHSWSVSVPLGTRVNFTPGQFQSHWVPGSVSLLVSFSPSTWPLSFAPGQFHSWSVSVPLGARVGFAPGQFQSRWVPGSDSLLVSFSPAGCQGRFRSWSVSVPLGTRVSFSPGQFQSRWVPGSDSLLVSFSPAGCCWVVSWLRDPSHALGSA, translated from the exons ATGCTTTTAAAAGGGGGTGAACTTTCCAGTCAGTTTCACTCCTGGGCAATTTCAGTCCCTCTGGGTGCCAGGGTCAGTTTCACTCCTGGTCAGTTTCAGTCCCGCTGGGTGCCAGGGTCAGTTTCACTCCTGATTAGTTTCAGTCTCGCTGGGTGCCAGGGTCGGATTCGCTCCTGGTCAGTTTCAGTCTCGCTGGGTGCCAGGGTCAGTTTCACTCCTGGTCAGTTTCAGTCCCGCTGGGTGCCAGGGTCGGTTTCGCTACTGGTCAGTTTCAGTCCCTCTACCTGGCCTCTCAGTTTTGCTcctggtcagtttcactcctgGTCAGTTTCAGTCCCGCTGG GTGCCAGGGTCGGTTTCGCTCCTGGTCAGTTTCAGTCCCGCTGGGTGCCAGGGTCGGTTTCGCTCCTGGTCAGTTTCAGTCCCTCTACCTGGCCTCTCAGTTTTGCTcctggtcagtttcactcctgGTCAGTTTCAGTCCCGCTGGGTACCAGGGTCAATTTCACTCCTGGTCAGTTTCAGTCCCACTGGGTGCCAGGGTCGGTTTCGCTCCTGGTCAGTTTCAGTCCCTCTACCTGGCCTCTCAGTTTTGCTcctggtcagtttcactcctg GTCAGTTTCAGTCCCGCTGGGTGCCAGGGTCGGTTTCGCTCCTGGTCAGTTTCAGTCCCGCTGGGTGCCAGGGTCGGATTCGCTCCTGGTCAGTTTCAGTCCCGCTGGGTGCCAGGGTCGGTTTCGCTCCTGGTCAGTTTCAGTCCCGCTGGGTACCAGGGTCAGTTTCTCTCCTGGTCAGTTTCAGTCCCGCTGGGTGCCAGGGTCGGATTCGCTCCTGGTCAGTTTCAGTCCCGCTGG GTGCTGTTGGGTGGTCTCCTGGTTGCGTGACCCCTCGCATGCCCTTGGAAGTGCTTAG
- the LOC115641606 gene encoding uncharacterized protein LOC115641606 isoform X2, translating to MLLKGGELSSQFHSWAISVPLGARVSFTPGQFQSRWVPGSVSLLISFSLAGCQGRIRSWSVSVSLGARVSFTPGQFQSRWVPGSVSLLVSFSPSTWPLSFAPGQFHSWSVSVLLGARVGFAPGQFQSRWVPGSVSLLVSFSPSTWPLSFAPGQFHSWSVSVPLGTRVNFTPGQFQSHWVPGSVSLLVSFSPSTWPLSFAPGQFHSWSVSVPLGARVGFAPGQFQSRWVPGSDSLLVSFSPAGCQGRFRSWSVSVPLGTRVSFSPGQFQSRWVPGSDSLLVSFSPAGCCWVVSWLRDPSHALGSA from the exons ATGCTTTTAAAAGGGGGTGAACTTTCCAGTCAGTTTCACTCCTGGGCAATTTCAGTCCCTCTGGGTGCCAGGGTCAGTTTCACTCCTGGTCAGTTTCAGTCCCGCTGGGTGCCAGGGTCAGTTTCACTCCTGATTAGTTTCAGTCTCGCTGGGTGCCAGGGTCGGATTCGCTCCTGGTCAGTTTCAGTCTCGCTGGGTGCCAGGGTCAGTTTCACTCCTGGTCAGTTTCAGTCCCGCTGGGTGCCAGGGTCGGTTTCGCTACTGGTCAGTTTCAGTCCCTCTACCTGGCCTCTCAGTTTTGCTcctggtcagtttcactcctg GTCAGTTTCAGTCCTGCTGGGTGCCAGGGTCGGTTTCGCTCCTGGTCAGTTTCAGTCCCGCTGGGTGCCAGGGTCGGTTTCGCTCCTGGTCAGTTTCAGTCCCTCTACCTGGCCTCTCAGTTTTGCTcctggtcagtttcactcctgGTCAGTTTCAGTCCCGCTGGGTACCAGGGTCAATTTCACTCCTGGTCAGTTTCAGTCCCACTGGGTGCCAGGGTCGGTTTCGCTCCTGGTCAGTTTCAGTCCCTCTACCTGGCCTCTCAGTTTTGCTcctggtcagtttcactcctg GTCAGTTTCAGTCCCGCTGGGTGCCAGGGTCGGTTTCGCTCCTGGTCAGTTTCAGTCCCGCTGGGTGCCAGGGTCGGATTCGCTCCTGGTCAGTTTCAGTCCCGCTGGGTGCCAGGGTCGGTTTCGCTCCTGGTCAGTTTCAGTCCCGCTGGGTACCAGGGTCAGTTTCTCTCCTGGTCAGTTTCAGTCCCGCTGGGTGCCAGGGTCGGATTCGCTCCTGGTCAGTTTCAGTCCCGCTGG GTGCTGTTGGGTGGTCTCCTGGTTGCGTGACCCCTCGCATGCCCTTGGAAGTGCTTAG
- the LOC115641606 gene encoding uncharacterized protein LOC115641606 isoform X1 produces the protein MLLKGGELSSQFHSWAISVPLGARVSFTPGQFQSRWVPGSVSLLISFSLAGCQGRIRSWSVSVSLGARVSFTPGQFQSRWVPGSVSLLVSFSPSTWPLSFAPGQFHSWSVSVPLGTRVNFTPGQFQSRWVPGSISLLVSFSPAGCQGRFRSWSVSVPLGARVGFAPGQFQSLYLASQFCSWSVSLLVSFSPAGYQGQFHSWSVSVPLGARVGFAPGQFQSLYLASQFCSWSVSLLVSFSPAGCQGRFRSWSVSVPLGARVGFAPGQFQSRWVPGSVSLLVSFSPAGYQGQFLSWSVSVPLGARVGFAPGQFQSRWVLLGGLLVA, from the exons ATGCTTTTAAAAGGGGGTGAACTTTCCAGTCAGTTTCACTCCTGGGCAATTTCAGTCCCTCTGGGTGCCAGGGTCAGTTTCACTCCTGGTCAGTTTCAGTCCCGCTGGGTGCCAGGGTCAGTTTCACTCCTGATTAGTTTCAGTCTCGCTGGGTGCCAGGGTCGGATTCGCTCCTGGTCAGTTTCAGTCTCGCTGGGTGCCAGGGTCAGTTTCACTCCTGGTCAGTTTCAGTCCCGCTGGGTGCCAGGGTCGGTTTCGCTACTGGTCAGTTTCAGTCCCTCTACCTGGCCTCTCAGTTTTGCTcctggtcagtttcactcctgGTCAGTTTCAGTCCCGCTGGGTACCAGGGTCAATTTCACTCCTGGTCAGTTTCAGTCCCGCTGGGTACCAGGGTCAATTTCACTCCTGGTCAGTTTCAGTCCTGCTGGGTGCCAGGGTCGGTTTCGCTCCTGGTCAGTTTCAGTCCCGCTGGGTGCCAGGGTCGGTTTCGCTCCTGGTCAGTTTCAGTCCCTCTACCTGGCCTCTCAGTTTTGCTcctggtcagtttcactcctgGTCAGTTTCAGTCCCGCTGGGTACCAGGGTCAATTTCACTCCTGGTCAGTTTCAGTCCCACTGGGTGCCAGGGTCGGTTTCGCTCCTGGTCAGTTTCAGTCCCTCTACCTGGCCTCTCAGTTTTGCTcctggtcagtttcactcctg GTCAGTTTCAGTCCCGCTGGGTGCCAGGGTCGGTTTCGCTCCTGGTCAGTTTCAGTCCCGCTGGGTGCCAGGGTCGGATTCGCTCCTGGTCAGTTTCAGTCCCGCTGGGTGCCAGGGTCGGTTTCGCTCCTGGTCAGTTTCAGTCCCGCTGGGTACCAGGGTCAGTTTCTCTCCTGGTCAGTTTCAGTCCCGCTGGGTGCCAGGGTCGGATTCGCTCCTGGTCAGTTTCAGTCCCGCTGG GTGCTGTTGGGTGGTCTCCTGGTTGCGTGA